Proteins from one Thioalkalivibrio thiocyanodenitrificans ARhD 1 genomic window:
- a CDS encoding GspH/FimT family pseudopilin, with translation MKKIRGFTLIELIVTMSVAAVLMTVAVPGFFNLVQNNQVTAQTNSLISSLNLARSEAVKRGVPVLVTAAEGGFSRGWCVHLPGECNEDNAIRVSYGFDRLEAHAGFAVLGFDERGARVLPSEALAATIMLHPAACAADTQRAREITVAVTGQIRVERKGC, from the coding sequence ATGAAAAAGATTCGTGGATTCACCCTGATTGAGCTGATCGTGACGATGAGTGTCGCCGCGGTGCTCATGACCGTTGCCGTACCCGGTTTCTTCAATCTGGTCCAGAACAACCAGGTCACGGCGCAGACCAATTCCCTCATCTCATCGCTCAACCTGGCCCGCTCCGAGGCGGTCAAGCGGGGCGTGCCGGTCCTTGTGACGGCCGCTGAGGGCGGGTTCTCCAGAGGCTGGTGCGTTCACCTGCCCGGAGAATGTAACGAGGACAACGCCATACGGGTGAGCTACGGGTTTGACCGTCTGGAGGCTCACGCGGGTTTCGCGGTGCTCGGTTTTGATGAGCGCGGCGCCCGGGTGCTGCCCTCCGAGGCCCTGGCCGCGACGATCATGCTGCACCCCGCCGCCTGTGCCGCCGACACCCAGAGAGCGCGCGAGATCACGGTCGCGGTGACCGGGCAGATTCGTGTTGAGCGAAAGGGGTGCTGA
- a CDS encoding InlB B-repeat-containing protein, whose protein sequence is MRLVSALLAMVLCTAAFANNLITIVPLTGEGYTAPSPEITVYGASTTGGAISPASQEVAFGETAYLSLSPYPGYSIFGASGCDGALSGDTYATGAVMESCTVNASFAPNDYTLFFDAQGGSVSPGSKVVTYASSVGALPVPERTGYGFGGWNQFAEGGGTQYTSATIYNTSADSTIYAQWDLNTYVVSAVSGSNGSISPASRTVEHGSSATFTVAAATGYSVDAVTGCAGSLAGSTYTTGPIIENCTVSASFDANTYTLSFNAQGGTVQPSWKNVIFDQPVGALPTPTRAGHTFLGWNTQAGGSGATWSETTVYAQAADATLHAQWDLDTYTVSAAAGAGGSISPASRAVDHGSSTTFTVSADSGYAIESVTGCAGSLSGSTYTTGPITANCSVSASFEANEHTLSFNANGGSVNPGSMTVTHGEPIGSMPTPSRTGYTFTGWNTQAGGGGATWTNATVYTETGDTTVYAQWAADTYTLFFNANGGSVSPGSKSVTYGQNVGSLPTPSRTGYTFTGWNTQAGGGGATWTNATVYTETGDTTVYAQWAADTYTLFFNANGGSVSPGSKSVTYGQNVGSLPTPSRTGYTFTGWRTSGGAWYYASTTYNVAGNTTVYAQWSVNSYTVSASAGPGGIVTPSSRTVNHGDTTSFGLAWDEGYRLVSATGCGGQVVDVQGTYYPIYVTGPITANCSISVTYALKNYTVSTTSNNLAQSWSPSSRLVTHGSATSFTLTTPDGFKLDALGASGGCYVNSHSGTTVTTGPVTGDCTLHANFSDNRRAVTITHSGDTWCSTVSPTGTLLVDMNATATVSVTGAVNVSATGTCTRSWNGSGYTVGPVTSDCTLNVWTGCGW, encoded by the coding sequence ATGAGACTTGTCTCAGCTTTGCTGGCGATGGTGCTTTGCACTGCCGCTTTTGCCAACAATCTGATCACGATCGTGCCGTTGACGGGCGAGGGATACACTGCACCCTCGCCAGAGATCACCGTGTACGGCGCCTCGACGACAGGGGGCGCGATCTCCCCGGCAAGCCAGGAGGTTGCCTTTGGGGAGACCGCCTATCTGAGCCTCTCGCCCTACCCCGGCTACAGCATCTTCGGCGCCTCGGGCTGCGACGGCGCGCTTAGCGGCGATACCTACGCCACAGGCGCGGTGATGGAGTCGTGCACTGTAAACGCCTCCTTTGCGCCCAATGACTACACCCTCTTCTTTGATGCCCAGGGCGGATCGGTCAGCCCCGGCTCGAAGGTCGTTACCTACGCCTCCTCGGTGGGGGCGCTGCCTGTGCCCGAGAGAACCGGTTACGGGTTCGGTGGCTGGAATCAGTTCGCAGAGGGCGGAGGCACCCAGTACACCTCCGCGACGATCTACAACACCAGCGCGGATTCCACCATCTACGCCCAGTGGGATCTCAACACCTACGTGGTGAGCGCCGTCAGCGGCTCAAATGGCTCGATCAGCCCGGCGTCCCGGACCGTGGAGCATGGTTCGAGTGCCACCTTCACCGTGGCCGCGGCCACCGGGTACAGCGTAGACGCGGTCACCGGCTGCGCCGGCTCGCTCGCCGGATCCACCTACACCACCGGGCCCATTATCGAGAACTGCACGGTATCGGCCTCCTTCGATGCCAACACCTACACCCTGTCCTTCAACGCCCAGGGCGGCACCGTGCAGCCTTCCTGGAAGAACGTGATCTTCGATCAGCCGGTAGGCGCCCTGCCCACCCCGACCCGGGCCGGGCACACCTTCCTCGGCTGGAACACCCAGGCGGGCGGCAGTGGCGCCACCTGGAGCGAGACCACGGTCTACGCCCAGGCGGCTGATGCCACGCTGCACGCCCAGTGGGATCTCGACACCTACACGGTCTCGGCCGCGGCCGGCGCTGGCGGCTCGATCAGCCCGGCGTCTCGGGCCGTGGATCATGGATCGAGCACCACCTTTACCGTGAGCGCCGATTCAGGATATGCCATCGAGTCGGTGACCGGCTGCGCCGGTTCGCTCTCGGGCTCGACCTACACCACCGGGCCGATCACGGCAAATTGCTCGGTGAGCGCCTCGTTCGAGGCTAATGAGCACACGCTGTCCTTCAACGCCAACGGCGGGTCGGTCAACCCCGGCTCGATGACGGTGACCCACGGGGAGCCGATCGGCTCGATGCCAACGCCTTCGCGCACCGGCTACACCTTTACCGGCTGGAACACCCAGGCCGGCGGGGGTGGTGCAACCTGGACCAACGCCACCGTCTACACCGAAACCGGCGATACGACCGTCTATGCCCAGTGGGCGGCAGACACCTACACGCTGTTCTTTAACGCCAACGGCGGGTCGGTGAGCCCGGGATCCAAGTCGGTCACCTACGGGCAGAATGTCGGGTCACTGCCGACGCCCTCGCGCACCGGCTACACCTTTACCGGCTGGAACACCCAGGCCGGCGGGGGTGGTGCAACCTGGACCAACGCCACCGTCTACACCGAAACCGGCGATACGACCGTCTATGCCCAGTGGGCGGCAGACACCTACACGCTGTTCTTTAACGCCAACGGCGGGTCGGTGAGCCCGGGATCCAAGTCGGTCACCTACGGGCAGAATGTCGGGTCACTGCCGACGCCCTCGCGCACCGGCTACACCTTTACCGGCTGGCGCACCTCCGGGGGTGCCTGGTATTACGCCTCCACCACCTACAACGTGGCAGGCAATACCACGGTCTACGCCCAGTGGAGCGTCAACTCCTACACCGTCTCTGCAAGCGCGGGGCCCGGAGGCATTGTCACGCCAAGCAGCCGCACAGTGAACCATGGCGATACCACCTCCTTCGGGCTTGCCTGGGATGAGGGCTACCGACTGGTTTCGGCTACAGGCTGCGGCGGGCAGGTGGTCGATGTCCAGGGGACGTACTACCCGATATACGTCACCGGGCCGATCACGGCAAATTGCTCGATTTCGGTGACGTACGCGCTGAAGAACTACACCGTCTCCACGACCTCGAACAACCTGGCCCAAAGTTGGTCGCCGAGTAGCCGCCTGGTGACGCACGGCAGCGCCACCAGCTTTACCCTGACAACCCCAGATGGGTTCAAGCTCGACGCACTGGGCGCTTCAGGCGGGTGCTACGTCAACAGCCACTCCGGCACGACCGTTACCACGGGACCGGTTACCGGGGACTGCACGCTTCACGCGAATTTCTCCGATAACAGGCGCGCGGTGACCATCACCCATAGCGGAGACACGTGGTGCTCGACCGTCAGCCCGACCGGCACTCTCTTGGTCGATATGAATGCGACAGCCACTGTCAGCGTAACAGGCGCGGTCAATGTAAGCGCCACAGGCACCTGTACGCGCAGCTGGAATGGCAGCGGGTACACCGTCGGCCCTGTTACCAGCGACTGCACGTTGAACGTGTGGACCGGGTGCGGGTGGTAA
- the cas2e gene encoding type I-E CRISPR-associated endoribonuclease Cas2e, which yields MSMTAVVTRNVSPRVRGFLASAMLEVAPGVYSAPRISPAVRDRVWGVLEEWFVNEREASIVMLWQDKEMPGGQAMRVLGSPPVTLIDVDGLLLARRAASPD from the coding sequence ATGTCGATGACCGCAGTAGTGACTCGTAATGTATCGCCTCGTGTGCGTGGTTTTTTGGCCTCAGCTATGCTCGAGGTGGCACCCGGAGTGTACAGCGCCCCGCGTATCTCCCCCGCAGTAAGGGATCGCGTGTGGGGCGTACTTGAGGAATGGTTTGTCAACGAAAGAGAGGCGTCGATAGTCATGCTGTGGCAGGACAAGGAAATGCCTGGAGGTCAGGCGATGCGAGTGCTCGGCAGTCCGCCGGTCACCCTGATCGATGTTGATGGTCTGCTACTGGCGCGAAGAGCAGCATCCCCTGATTGA
- the cas1e gene encoding type I-E CRISPR-associated endonuclease Cas1e, whose translation MSSSPGLLHGRLGLAASRIPHADRHGLLWLDYGRLSVEDGTLIFLAAQSQALDAGQYAIPYQAVTMLLLGPGTSLTHDVLRLCARHGVLIAAVGEGGVKSYTAPPMGKSRSDVARRHAQSWADPEQRLRLARRLYAWRFGRVLPHRDIETLRGIEGARVKESYKLVARQFGIEWRGRRYDRANPNSADLPNQAINHAATFVEAAADISVAAVGALPPLGFIHEHSSNAFTLDIADLWRIDVTLPLAFGAVQAMKDGKADGMEREVRRRAVRLFRQEKIIPRMIDRIKELLDVDDRSSDS comes from the coding sequence ATGAGCTCTTCGCCGGGGCTGCTGCATGGGCGGTTAGGGTTGGCGGCATCACGCATCCCTCATGCCGACCGGCATGGACTGTTGTGGCTGGACTACGGCAGGCTTTCTGTGGAGGACGGCACTTTGATCTTTTTGGCAGCGCAAAGCCAGGCTCTGGATGCCGGCCAGTACGCTATTCCGTATCAGGCAGTCACCATGCTGCTTCTAGGCCCTGGCACCAGTCTTACACACGACGTGCTGCGGCTTTGTGCTCGCCACGGCGTGTTGATTGCAGCTGTTGGTGAAGGGGGCGTTAAGAGCTACACCGCGCCTCCGATGGGAAAGAGCCGTTCGGATGTTGCGCGCCGGCATGCGCAGAGCTGGGCTGATCCTGAGCAGCGTCTGAGACTGGCTCGACGGCTATACGCCTGGCGGTTTGGTCGGGTACTGCCACATCGCGACATTGAGACCCTGCGCGGTATAGAAGGTGCGCGCGTCAAGGAAAGTTATAAGCTTGTGGCGCGACAGTTCGGAATTGAATGGCGCGGGCGGCGATACGACAGGGCGAACCCGAACTCTGCGGATCTGCCAAATCAAGCGATCAATCACGCGGCGACGTTCGTTGAGGCGGCTGCCGATATTTCCGTAGCAGCTGTTGGCGCGCTACCTCCTCTGGGATTTATTCATGAGCACTCGAGCAATGCATTTACGCTCGACATCGCGGACCTCTGGAGAATAGACGTCACCTTGCCGTTGGCCTTTGGGGCTGTTCAGGCGATGAAAGACGGCAAGGCAGACGGCATGGAGCGAGAGGTGCGACGCAGAGCAGTGCGACTATTCCGCCAGGAAAAGATCATTCCTCGAATGATCGACCGGATTAAGGAGTTACTCGATGTCGATGACCGCAGTAGTGACTCGTAA
- a CDS encoding type I-E CRISPR-associated protein Cas6/Cse3/CasE, with amino-acid sequence MSMSHLVRLPLNPQALLRFAVSHGVTQGDEGFGYSLHLLLTTLFGEHAPKPFRFFERKGEVLGYSVVSHEQLLEHAQAFAPPEAWAALQADGVVSKPMPGRWTVGQRLQVEVLACPVERRGAEEKDAFLRALDRADDVAPKRGEVYQDWFLRRWEGALDFELIELRGMRARQSMQRRIHDGTKRLATIERPSVLFVAQASISDPQRFSELLMRGIGRHRTFGFGMALVSPPA; translated from the coding sequence ATGAGTATGTCACATCTCGTTCGGTTGCCCTTGAACCCGCAGGCGCTGCTGCGTTTTGCAGTATCACATGGCGTTACTCAGGGTGATGAAGGGTTTGGATACAGCCTGCACCTATTGCTGACCACGCTTTTTGGCGAGCATGCGCCGAAGCCGTTTCGCTTTTTTGAGCGAAAAGGAGAAGTGCTTGGGTACTCTGTCGTAAGTCACGAACAGTTGCTCGAGCATGCGCAGGCATTTGCTCCGCCGGAGGCGTGGGCGGCCCTTCAGGCGGACGGAGTAGTCAGCAAGCCCATGCCCGGACGCTGGACTGTCGGTCAGCGGCTGCAAGTGGAAGTTCTTGCGTGTCCGGTTGAGAGGCGTGGCGCGGAGGAGAAGGATGCATTCCTGCGCGCCTTGGATCGTGCTGATGACGTGGCGCCGAAGCGCGGCGAGGTCTATCAGGACTGGTTTCTGCGGCGCTGGGAAGGCGCCTTGGACTTCGAGCTTATCGAGCTGCGAGGTATGCGGGCGCGTCAAAGCATGCAGAGACGGATCCATGATGGCACGAAGCGCCTGGCGACCATCGAGCGCCCAAGCGTACTGTTTGTGGCGCAAGCGTCGATCTCAGACCCTCAGCGATTCTCTGAGCTTTTGATGCGAGGCATTGGACGGCACAGGACTTTCGGGTTCGGCATGGCTTTAGTGTCCCCTCCTGCATGA